One part of the Flavobacterium johnsoniae UW101 genome encodes these proteins:
- a CDS encoding MCP four helix bundle domain-containing protein has protein sequence MRDQKKYSNKTKAAFVLLIVMLIILLGNFNTLRNSKNVNENINAIYKDRLVVAHYIFQYSKQLHFIKAEAEKLDLSDNIKKSEIIHTLDIIHNIDDLYAKTVLTNKEKQYFDTFLSSCKEINKQVENKNWSKIASSSAEALKTLESLSQIQIKEGKAKLANANAMYSKNNSLGQLQIALLIVLGGITFYLLIVKKIKRKIKIPEPPSMN, from the coding sequence ATGAGAGACCAAAAAAAATACAGCAATAAAACCAAAGCGGCTTTTGTATTGCTGATTGTAATGCTCATTATTTTATTAGGAAACTTTAATACACTCCGGAATTCTAAAAATGTAAATGAAAATATCAACGCGATTTACAAAGACAGATTGGTTGTTGCTCACTATATTTTTCAATATTCCAAACAATTGCATTTCATAAAAGCCGAAGCCGAAAAACTGGATTTAAGCGATAACATCAAAAAAAGCGAAATCATTCATACACTTGATATTATTCATAACATTGATGATTTGTATGCCAAAACGGTTTTAACCAATAAAGAAAAACAATACTTTGATACTTTTTTAAGCTCCTGTAAGGAAATCAACAAACAGGTTGAAAATAAAAATTGGAGTAAAATTGCCAGTTCAAGTGCCGAAGCACTGAAAACTTTAGAATCTTTATCGCAGATTCAAATAAAAGAAGGAAAAGCAAAACTGGCAAATGCAAATGCTATGTACAGCAAAAACAATAGTTTAGGACAATTGCAAATTGCTTTATTAATTGTTTTAGGCGGTATAACTTTTTATCTTTTAATTGTAAAAAAAATCAAGAGAAAAATAAAAATCCCTGAACCGCCTAGTATGAATTAA
- a CDS encoding TetR/AcrR family transcriptional regulator, which yields MLPKERILEKTFTLFHKQGYNATGINQIIEEAKVAKASFYQHFKSKEDLCVAFLNQRHSFWFDELEKFTLNAEDLNSKVLSSFDFLIFMNAKENFRGCSFLNILSEIPPDNSKIRSVIQSHKSDLRNYFREILKEEQLSDHVYLLFESCIIESQLFKSNELIEQSKKIIQTLILK from the coding sequence ATGCTCCCTAAAGAACGAATTTTAGAAAAGACTTTTACTTTATTTCACAAACAAGGTTATAATGCTACGGGAATCAATCAGATTATTGAAGAAGCGAAAGTAGCCAAAGCAAGCTTTTATCAACATTTTAAATCAAAAGAAGATTTATGTGTGGCTTTTTTGAATCAGCGTCATTCTTTTTGGTTTGATGAACTGGAGAAATTTACTTTAAATGCAGAAGACTTAAATTCTAAAGTTTTAAGCTCTTTTGACTTTTTAATTTTCATGAATGCAAAAGAAAATTTTAGAGGATGCAGTTTTCTTAATATACTTTCTGAAATTCCGCCTGATAATAGTAAAATACGCAGCGTTATTCAAAGTCATAAAAGTGATTTGCGGAATTATTTTAGGGAAATTTTAAAAGAGGAACAACTATCAGATCATGTGTATTTATTATTTGAAAGCTGTATAATAGAAAGTCAGTTGTTTAAATCAAACGAGTTAATAGAACAGTCAAAAAAAATAATTCAAACTTTAATTTTAAAATAA
- a CDS encoding aldehyde dehydrogenase family protein, translating into MSTTAQRPEFKAKYDNYINGKFTAPITGEYFDVVSPIDGKVFTKAAHSGKEDLEKAVDAAHEAFKTWGKTSVTDRSILLNKIAQKIEDNLEYIATVETIDNGKPIRETLAADIPLAIDHFRYFAGVIRAEESSIAELDSQTVSIALSEPLGVVAQIIPWNFPILMAVWKIAPALAAGNTIVLKPAESTPISIMVLMELIGDILPPGVLNIVNGFGAELGRSLVTNKKVAKAAFTGSTTTGRLVMQYATENIIPVTLELGGKSPNIFFPSVADHDDDFFDKAIEGAVLFALNQGEICTCPSRLLIHEDIYDKFIAKVIERTEAIIAGNPLDKSTMIGAQTSLVQKEKILSYIKLGKEEGAELLTGGDVNHLGGDLEGGYYIKPTLFKGHNKMRIFQEEIFGPVLAVTTFKTTEEAIEIANDTMYGLGAGVWTRDAHEIYQVPRAIQSGRVWINQYHSYPAGAPFGGYKQSGIGRENHKMMLSQYRQTKNMLISYDKKKLGFF; encoded by the coding sequence ATGAGCACAACCGCACAAAGACCTGAATTTAAGGCAAAATACGACAATTACATCAACGGAAAATTTACAGCTCCTATTACAGGCGAGTATTTTGATGTAGTTTCTCCTATAGATGGAAAAGTTTTTACAAAAGCAGCACACTCTGGTAAAGAAGACCTTGAAAAAGCGGTAGATGCCGCGCACGAAGCGTTTAAAACATGGGGGAAAACTTCAGTAACAGACCGAAGTATTTTATTGAATAAGATTGCACAAAAAATCGAAGACAATTTAGAGTATATCGCTACGGTTGAAACGATCGATAATGGAAAACCAATTCGCGAAACCCTTGCGGCAGATATTCCGCTGGCAATTGACCACTTTAGATATTTTGCAGGAGTAATCCGTGCCGAAGAAAGTTCTATTGCAGAGCTGGATTCGCAGACCGTTTCGATTGCATTAAGCGAACCATTAGGTGTTGTAGCACAGATTATTCCGTGGAATTTTCCAATTTTAATGGCTGTATGGAAAATTGCTCCGGCACTTGCAGCAGGAAATACAATCGTTTTAAAACCAGCAGAAAGCACACCAATTTCTATAATGGTTTTAATGGAATTAATAGGCGATATTCTTCCTCCTGGAGTTTTAAATATTGTAAACGGTTTTGGTGCTGAACTTGGGCGTTCGTTGGTTACAAACAAAAAAGTTGCTAAAGCCGCATTTACAGGTTCTACTACAACGGGACGTTTGGTAATGCAGTACGCGACTGAAAATATTATTCCGGTAACTTTAGAATTAGGCGGAAAATCACCAAATATTTTCTTCCCTTCTGTAGCAGATCATGATGACGATTTCTTCGATAAAGCCATTGAAGGCGCAGTATTATTTGCCTTAAATCAAGGTGAAATTTGTACTTGTCCTTCAAGATTATTGATTCATGAAGATATTTATGACAAGTTTATTGCTAAAGTAATCGAAAGAACAGAAGCTATTATTGCCGGAAATCCGTTAGACAAATCAACTATGATTGGAGCGCAGACTTCATTGGTTCAAAAAGAAAAAATTCTGTCTTATATTAAATTAGGAAAAGAAGAAGGAGCAGAATTACTGACTGGAGGTGATGTTAACCATTTGGGAGGTGATCTTGAAGGCGGTTATTATATCAAACCGACTTTATTTAAAGGCCACAACAAAATGAGAATTTTTCAGGAAGAAATTTTTGGGCCGGTTTTGGCAGTAACTACTTTTAAAACTACCGAAGAAGCAATTGAAATTGCCAATGATACTATGTACGGTTTAGGTGCAGGAGTATGGACACGTGATGCACACGAAATTTATCAGGTTCCAAGAGCGATTCAGTCAGGTCGTGTCTGGATAAACCAATACCATTCTTATCCTGCAGGTGCTCCGTTTGGAGGATACAAACAATCCGGAATTGGTCGTGAAAACCACAAAATGATGTTAAGTCAATATCGTCAGACCAAAAACATGTTGATTTCTTATGATAAAAAGAAATTAGGTTTCTTTTAA
- a CDS encoding sensor histidine kinase, producing MERKEIQLLVISLSIVFLTLLVTVLVLFLYFLKKKNNYLVEKMEAEMYFQSELVKTRIEIKDQTLSEISKELHDNIGQIISVGIMQLNMSISSKSIEVKELKDLKDVLAKALDELRILSRIINKDNLLQNNFIEAIKQDLERVKKLKKIHYRYTLTGEIPKINEEHDLFIYRIFQEALHNSLKHSHSDLYEVNITTTETLFQLKLKDFGIGYDINKANSGLGLTNMKLRAKLIGAQLIMESKCIRNNRNLRIPFNNNQ from the coding sequence ATGGAGCGAAAAGAAATACAATTATTAGTCATTTCATTAAGTATCGTTTTTTTAACCTTACTTGTTACTGTATTGGTTCTTTTCCTGTATTTTTTAAAGAAGAAAAACAACTACTTAGTCGAAAAAATGGAAGCTGAAATGTATTTCCAATCAGAACTTGTAAAAACCAGAATTGAAATAAAAGACCAGACCCTTTCTGAAATCAGCAAAGAACTTCATGACAACATTGGGCAGATTATTTCTGTTGGCATAATGCAGCTCAATATGTCTATCAGCAGCAAAAGCATTGAGGTAAAAGAATTAAAAGATCTTAAAGATGTTCTGGCAAAAGCATTAGACGAACTCCGAATTTTATCCCGCATTATTAATAAAGATAATCTACTGCAAAACAACTTCATAGAAGCCATAAAACAAGATTTAGAACGTGTAAAAAAACTGAAGAAAATTCATTATCGTTATACTTTAACGGGAGAAATTCCGAAAATTAATGAAGAACACGATTTATTCATTTACAGAATATTTCAGGAAGCTTTACACAACAGCCTAAAACACTCTCACAGCGATTTATACGAAGTAAATATTACAACAACCGAAACGCTTTTTCAATTAAAATTAAAGGATTTCGGAATTGGCTATGACATTAACAAAGCAAATTCCGGATTAGGATTAACCAACATGAAACTGAGAGCTAAACTTATTGGCGCTCAATTAATCATGGAATCAAAATGCATCAGGAACAACCGTAACCTTAGAATACCCTTTAACAACAACCAATGA
- the pheT gene encoding phenylalanine--tRNA ligase subunit beta — protein MKISYNWLKQFIKTDWTSEQTSELLTDLGLEVEVVEKYQSIKGGLEGVVVGHVLTCEKHPDADRLKVTTVNIGLEAPVQIVCGAANVAAGQKVPVATIGTVLYDKEGTEFTIKKGKIRGQDSHGMICAEDELGLGTSHDGIMVLDENLVPGTPASEVFQIANDEVFEIGLTPNRADAMSHFGTARDLRAGMLQRGVNIELITPSVSNFRVDMRTLKIDVNVEEPALAPRYCGVTISGITVQESPNWLQDRLKAIGLTPKNNIVDVTNYVLHELGQPLHAFDAAKINGKVIVKTLPAGTKFTTLDDVERTLHAEDLMICDEKGPLCIAGVFGGKKSGVSEGTTAIFLESAYFDAVSVRKTAKRHQLNTDASFRFERGIDPTITEYALKRAALLIQEVAGGKITSDVVEVYPKKVEDFSVLLNFSHVSKIIGQEIPKDTIKKILVSLDIKVNSVSDTGLGLTIPAYRVDVQREIDVIEEILRVYGYNNIEFSKKFNATVANSPRTEDYKVQNVIASQLNSQGFHEMMANSLTTAAYAKLSTALKEEHNVTMLNPLSSDLSTMRQSLLFSALEAVSYNINRRNSDLKLFEFGKSYHKYLNGYEEHKHLTLSISGNRNKESWTTPQKGTDFFLLKGYVKAVLARLGIEKISNAPVQSDIFSEGTSICYNNDTLVEMGVVKKSILKHFGIKQDVYYADFNWDLVLKIITGKIKYTEIPKYPEVRRDLALLIDEKTTYESIFNLARQTEKTLLKDINLFDVYQGNKLPEGKKSYALSFTIQDNTKTLTDAQIDKIMSKLQQTFETELGASLR, from the coding sequence ATGAAAATATCTTACAACTGGTTAAAACAGTTTATTAAAACTGATTGGACATCTGAGCAAACTTCTGAATTATTGACAGATTTAGGTCTTGAGGTTGAAGTTGTCGAGAAATACCAGTCTATTAAAGGCGGATTAGAAGGAGTTGTTGTAGGACATGTACTTACCTGCGAAAAACATCCTGATGCAGACAGATTAAAAGTTACTACTGTAAATATTGGTTTAGAAGCTCCTGTACAAATTGTATGCGGTGCTGCAAATGTTGCTGCTGGACAAAAAGTGCCGGTTGCTACTATTGGAACTGTTCTATATGATAAGGAAGGCACTGAGTTTACTATTAAAAAAGGTAAAATCCGCGGACAGGACAGCCACGGGATGATTTGTGCCGAGGACGAGTTAGGCCTTGGAACAAGCCACGACGGAATTATGGTTCTGGATGAAAACCTGGTTCCGGGAACTCCTGCTTCTGAAGTTTTCCAGATTGCAAATGATGAAGTTTTCGAAATTGGATTGACACCAAACCGTGCCGATGCCATGAGCCATTTTGGAACTGCACGTGATTTAAGAGCGGGAATGCTGCAACGCGGTGTTAATATAGAATTAATTACGCCGTCTGTAAGCAACTTTAGAGTAGATATGCGTACGCTTAAAATTGATGTTAATGTTGAAGAACCAGCTTTAGCACCAAGATACTGCGGTGTAACTATCTCAGGAATTACGGTTCAGGAATCTCCAAACTGGTTACAAGATCGCTTAAAAGCGATTGGTTTAACGCCAAAAAATAATATCGTTGACGTTACTAATTATGTATTACATGAATTAGGACAGCCGCTTCATGCTTTTGATGCTGCAAAAATCAACGGTAAAGTAATCGTTAAAACATTACCTGCAGGAACTAAGTTTACTACATTAGACGATGTTGAAAGAACTTTGCATGCAGAAGATTTAATGATCTGCGACGAAAAAGGACCGCTTTGTATTGCTGGTGTTTTTGGTGGAAAAAAATCAGGTGTTTCAGAAGGAACAACTGCTATTTTCTTAGAAAGTGCTTATTTTGATGCTGTAAGTGTTCGTAAAACCGCAAAAAGACATCAATTGAATACAGATGCTTCTTTTAGATTTGAAAGAGGAATTGACCCAACTATAACTGAGTATGCTTTAAAACGTGCTGCACTTTTAATTCAGGAAGTTGCTGGCGGAAAAATTACTTCTGATGTTGTAGAAGTGTATCCTAAAAAAGTAGAAGATTTTTCTGTTTTATTAAATTTCAGCCACGTTTCTAAAATCATCGGACAGGAAATTCCGAAAGATACAATCAAAAAAATATTAGTTTCTTTAGATATTAAAGTAAACAGTGTTTCTGACACTGGTTTAGGTTTAACTATTCCTGCATATCGTGTAGATGTACAGCGTGAAATTGATGTTATCGAAGAAATCTTAAGAGTTTACGGTTACAACAATATTGAGTTTTCTAAAAAATTCAATGCAACAGTAGCCAATTCTCCAAGAACTGAAGATTATAAAGTACAGAATGTTATTGCTTCTCAATTAAACTCACAAGGTTTTCATGAAATGATGGCAAACTCTTTAACAACAGCTGCGTATGCTAAATTATCTACAGCTTTAAAAGAAGAACACAACGTTACGATGTTAAATCCTTTGAGCAGTGATTTATCAACAATGCGTCAGTCGTTATTGTTTTCAGCATTAGAAGCAGTTTCATACAACATTAACAGAAGAAATTCAGATTTAAAATTATTTGAATTTGGAAAATCATACCATAAATACCTTAACGGTTACGAAGAGCACAAACATTTAACTTTATCTATCTCTGGAAACAGAAACAAAGAAAGCTGGACAACTCCTCAAAAAGGAACAGATTTCTTTTTACTAAAAGGTTATGTGAAAGCTGTTTTGGCTCGTTTAGGAATTGAAAAAATTTCGAATGCTCCGGTTCAGTCAGATATTTTCTCTGAAGGAACTTCTATTTGCTACAACAATGATACATTAGTTGAAATGGGAGTGGTTAAAAAATCAATCTTAAAGCATTTCGGAATTAAACAGGATGTATATTATGCTGATTTCAACTGGGATTTGGTTTTAAAAATCATTACCGGAAAAATTAAATATACAGAAATTCCTAAATATCCAGAAGTAAGAAGAGATTTAGCTTTGTTAATCGACGAAAAAACAACTTACGAAAGCATCTTTAATCTGGCTAGACAAACTGAAAAAACGCTTTTAAAAGACATCAATTTATTTGATGTTTACCAAGGAAATAAGCTTCCTGAAGGGAAAAAGTCGTATGCTTTGAGTTTCACTATTCAGGACAATACAAAAACGCTTACAGATGCTCAAATCGATAAAATCATGTCGAAATTACAGCAGACCTTTGAAACTGAATTAGGCGCAAGCTTAAGATAA
- a CDS encoding DUF779 domain-containing protein encodes MIKRLDATKEAVELIQILKEKHGDLMFYQAGGCCEGTQPQCFEKGGYYQRMGDVCIGTIEDTEFWVDKDLFEYWKHAHFTLKVIDAFGVGGFSLETPLKKTFQIEYRIFTEEEEKDLQPVKVFD; translated from the coding sequence ATGATAAAAAGGTTAGATGCAACAAAAGAAGCTGTAGAATTAATACAAATTCTAAAAGAAAAACATGGTGATTTGATGTTTTATCAGGCAGGCGGATGCTGCGAAGGAACGCAGCCACAATGTTTTGAAAAAGGCGGTTATTACCAGCGAATGGGTGATGTATGTATTGGCACGATTGAAGATACTGAATTTTGGGTAGATAAAGATTTATTCGAATATTGGAAACATGCGCATTTTACCCTTAAAGTTATTGATGCTTTTGGCGTGGGAGGTTTCTCTCTCGAAACTCCTTTAAAAAAAACTTTTCAAATTGAATATAGAATTTTTACCGAAGAGGAAGAGAAGGATTTGCAACCTGTAAAGGTTTTTGATTGA
- a CDS encoding N-acetylmuramidase domain-containing protein encodes MRTIKLGVKSNEVYYLNELLVKLGYSIVVSDSFGTATDKSVRDFQLKNNLVVDGVVGLKTWTVLLEKSKNSNTSNSKLLSEQNLIDFAKQFNLELAVVKAVNEVESNGKGFLVDGRPKILFEGHVFWKQLENRNIDPHIYVNTLNENILFEKYNRKYYVGGAEEYNRLEKAASLGADKKFRDAANCSASWGLFQIMGFNAVPIGYQSIDEFVIKMNENEGEHLKAFGMFLKKNNLIETLRSKNWAVFALKYNGPAYKTNKYDEKLQRAYLKYSK; translated from the coding sequence ATGAGAACTATTAAATTAGGAGTAAAATCCAATGAAGTTTATTACTTAAATGAGCTTCTCGTAAAATTAGGGTACAGCATTGTAGTTTCTGATAGTTTTGGAACGGCAACAGACAAGTCAGTCAGAGATTTTCAATTAAAAAACAATTTGGTTGTAGATGGAGTAGTGGGTTTGAAAACGTGGACAGTACTTTTAGAAAAAAGTAAAAATAGTAATACGTCAAATTCTAAGCTGCTTTCAGAGCAAAATCTTATAGATTTCGCTAAACAGTTTAATCTTGAATTGGCTGTTGTAAAAGCTGTAAATGAAGTTGAAAGCAATGGAAAAGGTTTTTTAGTCGACGGAAGACCAAAGATTTTATTCGAAGGTCATGTTTTTTGGAAACAACTGGAAAATAGAAATATAGACCCGCATATCTATGTTAACACTTTAAATGAGAATATTCTATTTGAAAAGTATAACAGAAAATATTATGTGGGCGGAGCCGAAGAATACAACCGTTTAGAAAAAGCAGCAAGTTTAGGCGCAGATAAAAAATTTAGAGATGCCGCAAATTGTTCGGCTTCATGGGGACTTTTCCAAATAATGGGCTTCAATGCAGTGCCAATTGGTTATCAAAGTATTGATGAGTTTGTTATTAAAATGAACGAGAACGAAGGCGAACACTTAAAAGCTTTTGGAATGTTTTTAAAGAAAAATAATTTGATAGAAACATTACGAAGTAAAAACTGGGCAGTATTTGCTTTAAAATACAATGGCCCGGCTTATAAAACCAACAAATATGACGAAAAACTGCAGCGTGCTTATTTGAAATATTCTAAATGA
- a CDS encoding nuclear transport factor 2 family protein, producing the protein MEQKLPLPPFTLETAIEKIQLAEDAWNSQDPERVSKAYTVDSEWRNRDKFVNGREEIVLFLTEKWKKEKNYKLKKEYWAHTDNRIAVRFEYEYQDINGNWFRAYGNENWEFDANGLMQKRFASINDLQIKEEDRKLR; encoded by the coding sequence ATGGAACAGAAATTACCATTGCCGCCTTTCACTTTAGAAACCGCAATAGAAAAAATTCAACTGGCAGAAGATGCGTGGAACAGTCAGGATCCGGAAAGAGTATCCAAAGCTTATACTGTTGACAGCGAATGGAGAAACAGGGATAAATTCGTAAACGGACGTGAGGAAATTGTTCTTTTTCTAACCGAAAAATGGAAGAAAGAGAAAAATTATAAACTTAAAAAGGAATATTGGGCTCATACTGACAACAGAATCGCAGTACGATTTGAATATGAATATCAGGATATTAACGGAAACTGGTTTAGAGCTTACGGAAATGAAAACTGGGAATTTGATGCCAATGGTTTAATGCAGAAAAGATTTGCCAGTATAAACGACCTGCAAATAAAAGAAGAAGACAGGAAGTTAAGATAA